The Novosphingobium kaempferiae genome includes a window with the following:
- a CDS encoding VOC family protein: protein MIRGVHHLAISTPDLERFVDHYQRWFGFERAGKEGGWQPGNERIDTMVGLKDSSARYEMIRLGNLHIEVFEYVSNDPQTVHPRMCDRGITHLCLYCDDVFAEYERLTALGMHFNCPPGGSAATRATYGRDCDGNVVELLQIVDPECGFGFEKLAVA, encoded by the coding sequence ATGATCCGCGGCGTCCACCACCTCGCCATCTCGACCCCGGACCTCGAACGGTTCGTCGACCACTACCAGCGCTGGTTCGGCTTCGAGCGCGCGGGCAAGGAAGGCGGCTGGCAGCCGGGGAACGAGCGGATCGACACCATGGTCGGCCTCAAGGACAGCAGCGCCCGCTACGAGATGATCCGCCTCGGCAACCTCCACATCGAGGTCTTCGAGTACGTCAGCAATGATCCGCAGACCGTCCACCCGCGCATGTGCGACCGGGGCATCACCCACTTGTGCCTCTACTGCGACGACGTCTTCGCCGAATACGAGCGGCTGACCGCGCTGGGCATGCACTTCAACTGCCCGCCCGGCGGCTCGGCGGCGACGCGGGCGACTTACGGCAGGGACTGCGACGGCAATGTCGTCGAACTGCTCCAGATCGTCGATCCGGAATGCGGTTTCGGATTCGAGAAGCTGGCGGTCGCATAA
- a CDS encoding SDR family oxidoreductase, which produces MADLAGKVAVVVGAANRDNMAQVIARRLAADGATVIVAGRKAEELERLAGEIGGLAVTGCDLTDEADLARLGDTAKATYGGIDIAVNATGWGLLKPFLDTTKAEIEKMTALQFTGAILFYQAMLRVMRDGGSLVQISSATASIMLEDHAAYMGTKAGADHVIRCVANEFGHRGIRANSVAPGFTVTPMTEKASQNKAIIQTFEKEYPLGRVGTSEDIAEAVSWLASDACFMSGQVLQVNGGLTLRRNPTNAEIVTAVKAARQAA; this is translated from the coding sequence ATGGCCGATCTGGCTGGGAAGGTCGCCGTCGTCGTGGGCGCGGCGAACCGGGACAACATGGCGCAGGTGATTGCCCGCCGCCTCGCCGCCGATGGCGCCACGGTGATCGTCGCCGGGCGCAAGGCCGAGGAACTGGAACGCCTCGCCGGGGAGATCGGCGGCCTTGCCGTGACCGGCTGCGACCTGACCGACGAAGCCGACCTCGCCCGCCTCGGCGACACGGCGAAGGCCACTTACGGCGGCATCGACATCGCCGTGAACGCAACCGGCTGGGGCCTGCTCAAGCCCTTCCTGGACACCACCAAGGCCGAGATCGAGAAGATGACCGCGCTCCAGTTCACCGGGGCGATCCTGTTCTATCAGGCGATGCTGCGGGTGATGCGCGACGGCGGCTCGCTGGTGCAGATATCCTCGGCCACCGCCTCGATCATGCTGGAGGACCACGCGGCCTACATGGGCACCAAGGCTGGCGCGGACCATGTGATCCGCTGCGTCGCCAACGAGTTCGGCCATCGCGGCATCCGCGCCAACTCGGTCGCGCCCGGCTTCACCGTCACGCCGATGACGGAGAAAGCGTCTCAGAACAAGGCGATAATCCAGACTTTTGAGAAGGAATATCCGCTCGGCCGCGTGGGCACCAGCGAGGACATTGCCGAGGCCGTGTCCTGGCTGGCGAGCGACGCCTGCTTCATGAGCGGGCAGGTTCTGCAGGTGAACGGCGGCCTCACCCTGCGTCGCAACCCCACCAATGCCGAGATCGTCACCGCCGTGAAGGCCGCGAGGCAGGCCGCATGA
- a CDS encoding aromatic ring-hydroxylating oxygenase subunit alpha: MLDLVTDQKPENDFARMDYERDRKGPPEGFPKLPDIPGSRYTDPEFLKLEREMMWDKAWLYAGHVDQVPKPGSWFLNRNSGVPIIITRTLKGEVKAFYNTCQHRGAPLVTEESGEARGFVCGYHGWSYTLDGKLTAVRDKRDFVDFDPSCRSLVQVRCELLGTLIFINRDPDAQPLMEHIGPMAAQLEQFELDTLRLVDSRSYEVDCNVKVLLDAFLEVYHIKSIHENTVDRFLDHRSMIVTLWPNGHSRMATPNRRPDWVDPGTVGMPSIPSITEFPAKNNVSYQIYPNFIMPPAPTGIPILQFWPIGTTRTRVVSSWLAPGHDPENPHPLWPTRLGNWERILYEDLQYAPQIQESLESPGFKGIPLNYQERRIYHWHEELDRRIGLNRVPEHARVEQVLHDWVQRD; encoded by the coding sequence ATGCTCGATCTGGTCACAGATCAAAAGCCCGAGAACGATTTCGCGCGCATGGACTACGAGCGTGACCGCAAGGGTCCGCCCGAGGGTTTTCCCAAGCTGCCCGACATTCCCGGCAGCCGCTACACCGACCCCGAGTTCCTGAAGCTCGAAAGGGAGATGATGTGGGACAAGGCGTGGCTCTATGCGGGCCATGTCGATCAGGTGCCCAAGCCGGGCTCCTGGTTCCTCAACCGCAATTCGGGCGTGCCGATCATCATCACCCGCACGCTCAAGGGTGAGGTCAAGGCGTTCTACAACACCTGCCAGCATCGTGGCGCCCCCCTCGTCACCGAGGAATCGGGCGAGGCGCGCGGCTTCGTCTGCGGCTATCACGGCTGGAGCTACACCCTCGACGGCAAGCTGACGGCGGTGCGCGACAAGCGCGACTTCGTGGACTTCGACCCCTCCTGCCGCTCGCTGGTGCAGGTGCGCTGCGAACTGCTGGGCACGCTGATCTTCATCAACCGCGATCCCGACGCGCAGCCGCTGATGGAGCACATCGGCCCGATGGCCGCGCAGCTCGAACAGTTCGAGCTGGACACGCTGCGTCTGGTAGACAGCCGCAGCTACGAGGTGGACTGCAACGTCAAGGTGCTGCTCGACGCCTTCCTCGAAGTCTACCACATCAAGTCGATCCACGAGAACACGGTGGACCGCTTCCTCGATCACCGTTCGATGATCGTGACGCTCTGGCCCAACGGGCACAGCCGCATGGCGACGCCGAACCGTCGTCCCGACTGGGTGGACCCGGGCACCGTGGGCATGCCCTCGATCCCCTCGATCACCGAATTCCCGGCGAAGAACAACGTCAGCTACCAGATCTACCCGAACTTCATCATGCCGCCCGCGCCGACCGGCATCCCGATCCTGCAGTTCTGGCCGATCGGAACCACCCGCACGCGCGTCGTGTCGAGCTGGCTGGCGCCGGGGCACGATCCGGAGAACCCGCATCCGCTCTGGCCGACCCGCCTCGGCAACTGGGAGCGTATTCTCTACGAGGATCTCCAGTACGCCCCGCAGATCCAGGAATCGCTCGAAAGCCCTGGCTTCAAGGGCATCCCGCTCAACTATCAGGAGCGGCGCATCTACCACTGGCATGAGGAACTCGACCGCCGCATCGGCCTCAACCGCGTGCCCGAGCATGCGCGGGTAGAGCAGGTGCTGCACGACTGGGTCCAGCGCGACTGA
- a CDS encoding enoyl-CoA hydratase/isomerase family protein, which produces MTGLIVERRGAVCLLTINREAARNALDAATSQAMDTAITEAEADPEVGAVIVTGTGTRAFCAGMDLKEAERIGAGHGLIPGRGFGGITERRRTKPLVAAINGTAVAGGFEIMMACDMVFAAEHALMGLSEVKRGLFAFAGGIQRLARQVPRATALAMIMTGEPLPARRLYELGIVTEVVPGERLLDRALEVTQAMLANSWQAIANGRELYELSIGMDIAQALAVGNAWGKATLASADSREGIAAFAQKRESRFD; this is translated from the coding sequence ATGACCGGCCTGATCGTCGAACGCCGTGGGGCCGTGTGCCTGCTGACCATAAATCGCGAAGCCGCACGCAACGCGCTCGATGCGGCGACCTCGCAGGCAATGGACACGGCCATCACCGAGGCCGAGGCCGACCCGGAAGTGGGTGCAGTGATCGTCACCGGCACGGGCACGCGCGCCTTCTGCGCAGGCATGGACCTCAAGGAAGCGGAGCGGATCGGCGCGGGCCACGGCCTCATTCCGGGGCGCGGCTTCGGCGGAATCACCGAACGTCGCCGCACCAAGCCGCTCGTCGCCGCGATCAACGGCACCGCCGTCGCGGGCGGGTTCGAGATCATGATGGCCTGCGACATGGTCTTCGCCGCCGAGCACGCACTGATGGGCCTCAGCGAAGTGAAGCGCGGCCTCTTCGCCTTCGCGGGCGGCATCCAGCGCCTCGCCCGCCAAGTGCCGCGCGCCACGGCGCTGGCGATGATCATGACCGGCGAACCGCTGCCCGCTCGCCGCCTCTACGAGCTCGGCATCGTGACCGAAGTGGTGCCCGGCGAGCGACTGCTCGACCGCGCGCTGGAAGTGACGCAGGCGATGCTGGCGAACAGCTGGCAGGCCATCGCCAACGGGCGTGAACTCTACGAACTCTCGATCGGCATGGATATCGCGCAGGCCCTTGCCGTCGGCAATGCCTGGGGCAAGGCGACGCTCGCCAGCGCAGACAGCCGCGAGGGCATCGCCGCGTTCGCGCAGAAGCGCGAAAGCCGGTTCGATTAG
- a CDS encoding VOC family protein — translation MKVFGNLHHHGLIVDDISRSMEVLGNELGVEWAPIRRFDPLRVWLPDMGWSEAHLTVTYSRQGPIHYELIEMIPGGAYEALRAVSPAHVGAWVADVGAEVEALLTDGWRVIAAGASPKHRYGQMAYMARDGGPVLEVVGEPIRPMIEEWIAS, via the coding sequence TTGAAAGTCTTTGGAAATCTTCATCATCATGGATTGATCGTGGATGATATTTCGCGATCCATGGAAGTATTGGGTAATGAACTTGGCGTCGAATGGGCGCCGATCAGGCGTTTCGATCCATTACGTGTGTGGTTGCCGGATATGGGATGGTCGGAAGCGCATCTTACCGTGACCTATTCGCGGCAAGGACCAATTCATTACGAACTGATCGAGATGATTCCGGGCGGCGCTTACGAGGCGCTGCGCGCGGTTTCTCCGGCGCACGTCGGCGCGTGGGTGGCCGATGTCGGCGCGGAAGTGGAGGCGCTGCTGACCGACGGCTGGCGCGTGATCGCGGCGGGCGCCTCGCCGAAGCACCGCTACGGCCAGATGGCGTACATGGCGCGGGATGGCGGGCCGGTCCTCGAAGTGGTGGGAGAGCCGATCCGGCCGATGATCGAGGAGTGGATCGCCTCTTGA
- a CDS encoding ThuA domain-containing protein, which yields MPRKLEVFVATKGHAFCRDAFEGMLRAVGVEPTMVDQPAAAMLLEPGAMARFDAVLLYDMPGMDFGAPVSERPGFVEPEPAFREGFSALLQAGKGIVAMHHSLAGWPAWPDYGAALGGRFLYKPSGGRGSSGYVPDIGYTVRQTAEHPVLAGLPERFDLFDELYACERLPDPSMVPLLTRETPVEQERVLSAMHAVRREEQGDWTPPADDRVIAWAKAAGASPLVYLQPGDGPQTYENENYRLLLGNALRWVASPEARRWAAERSGMERTRG from the coding sequence TTGCCGCGCAAACTGGAAGTCTTTGTGGCCACCAAGGGCCATGCCTTCTGCCGGGATGCCTTCGAGGGCATGTTGCGGGCGGTCGGGGTCGAGCCGACGATGGTCGACCAGCCCGCCGCCGCGATGCTGCTGGAGCCCGGCGCGATGGCGCGGTTCGACGCGGTGCTGCTCTACGACATGCCCGGCATGGATTTCGGCGCTCCGGTGTCGGAGAGGCCCGGCTTCGTGGAGCCGGAGCCTGCGTTTCGGGAGGGCTTCAGCGCGCTGTTGCAGGCGGGCAAGGGCATCGTCGCCATGCACCATTCGCTGGCGGGCTGGCCTGCCTGGCCGGACTATGGCGCGGCGCTGGGCGGGAGGTTCCTCTACAAGCCGTCGGGCGGCCGCGGCAGTTCGGGCTACGTCCCGGACATTGGCTACACCGTGCGACAGACTGCCGAGCATCCGGTGCTGGCGGGGCTGCCCGAACGGTTCGATCTGTTCGACGAACTCTACGCCTGCGAGCGACTGCCCGATCCCTCGATGGTGCCACTGCTCACGCGCGAAACGCCGGTCGAGCAGGAGCGCGTTCTGTCCGCCATGCACGCGGTGCGGCGCGAGGAGCAGGGGGACTGGACCCCGCCCGCCGACGACCGGGTGATCGCGTGGGCCAAGGCGGCGGGAGCGAGCCCGCTGGTCTACCTCCAGCCCGGCGACGGTCCCCAGACATACGAGAACGAGAACTACCGCCTGCTGCTCGGCAACGCGCTGCGCTGGGTCGCCTCCCCCGAGGCGCGGCGCTGGGCGGCAGAGCGCAGCGGCATGGAGAGGACGCGCGGATGA
- a CDS encoding AMP-binding protein, with protein MDDPETLSAPDPQTVGGTLARAAREYAGREALIYDGRRATYAQLFEEVIERARGLIGLGVRPGDHVGVLMPNCWDYVVLYYAISLVSARSVLLNARYRPDDLAYVIPKARLRFLFVGGHAWRHCDYRPMLASVFPELAEGGKATGAPDLEQVIELGDERPGAWLNEAALDAVARSVTRAQVLERAAAVKPQDIGLMIFSSGTTSRPKACMLTHLSLCQTGAAMAERFRFTSEDKVWDPLPLFHMSTILPLAGCRATGACFMGMGHFDADSAMRLLIAEQPTVHYAGFPTIVGALVTHPDFARYEQSRLRINHVVGPPDLLRRYAKDFPEAVPVNSYGLTEATGVPCYSDLDDPQELLFETNGRVFDGMEVRVVDAAGEPVPDGVPGEICLRGYAIFAGYYDDAEATAAAVTPEGWLHTGDRGRIGPGGRVIYDGRVKDMLKIGGENVAAVELESFLMTHPAVKMAQVIGVPDDRLMEVAAAYIEVTPGGAVSEEELVRHCIGRIASYKIPRYVRFVTEWPMSATKVQKFELRENFAPTGKIDVAAMAKGA; from the coding sequence ATGGATGACCCCGAGACCTTGTCCGCTCCCGATCCGCAGACGGTGGGAGGCACGCTCGCCCGCGCTGCGAGGGAATACGCCGGACGGGAAGCGCTGATCTACGACGGGCGCCGGGCGACATATGCGCAGTTGTTCGAGGAAGTGATCGAGCGGGCGAGGGGGCTGATCGGCCTCGGTGTCAGGCCGGGCGACCATGTCGGCGTACTTATGCCGAACTGCTGGGATTATGTGGTGCTCTACTACGCCATAAGCCTTGTCAGTGCGCGCTCGGTGCTTCTCAATGCACGCTATAGACCCGACGATCTGGCCTACGTGATCCCCAAGGCGCGGCTTCGTTTCCTGTTCGTCGGCGGCCATGCCTGGCGGCACTGCGACTATCGCCCGATGCTGGCGAGCGTATTCCCGGAGCTTGCAGAGGGCGGGAAAGCCACGGGTGCGCCCGATCTGGAGCAGGTCATCGAACTCGGCGACGAGCGCCCCGGGGCATGGCTGAACGAGGCCGCGTTGGACGCGGTGGCGCGAAGTGTGACGCGCGCACAGGTGCTCGAACGGGCAGCGGCAGTGAAACCGCAAGACATTGGATTGATGATCTTTTCCTCGGGAACGACATCACGCCCCAAGGCATGCATGCTCACCCACCTGTCCCTATGCCAGACCGGTGCGGCGATGGCCGAGCGGTTCCGCTTCACCAGCGAAGACAAGGTGTGGGATCCGCTGCCGCTGTTCCACATGTCGACGATCCTGCCCCTCGCCGGATGCCGCGCGACGGGCGCCTGCTTCATGGGCATGGGCCATTTCGACGCCGACAGCGCGATGAGGCTGCTGATCGCCGAGCAGCCTACCGTCCACTACGCCGGTTTTCCGACGATCGTCGGCGCACTCGTCACCCACCCCGACTTCGCCCGCTACGAGCAGTCGCGCCTGCGGATCAACCACGTCGTCGGCCCGCCCGACTTGCTGCGGCGCTACGCGAAGGACTTCCCCGAGGCAGTGCCGGTCAACAGCTACGGCCTGACCGAAGCGACCGGCGTGCCGTGCTACAGCGATCTCGACGACCCGCAGGAACTCCTGTTCGAAACCAACGGCCGCGTGTTCGACGGCATGGAAGTGCGCGTCGTCGATGCCGCCGGAGAGCCCGTGCCCGATGGCGTGCCGGGCGAGATCTGCCTGCGCGGCTATGCGATCTTCGCGGGGTATTACGACGATGCTGAGGCGACCGCCGCCGCTGTCACGCCCGAGGGCTGGCTCCATACAGGCGACCGGGGCCGCATCGGTCCGGGCGGGCGGGTGATCTACGACGGTCGCGTCAAGGACATGCTCAAGATCGGAGGCGAGAACGTCGCCGCGGTGGAACTTGAGAGCTTCCTGATGACGCACCCGGCGGTGAAGATGGCGCAGGTCATCGGCGTGCCCGACGACCGGCTGATGGAAGTCGCCGCGGCCTATATCGAGGTCACGCCCGGAGGGGCGGTCTCCGAGGAGGAACTGGTGCGCCACTGCATCGGGCGCATCGCCAGCTACAAGATCCCGCGCTACGTCCGCTTCGTCACCGAATGGCCGATGAGCGCCACCAAGGTCCAGAAGTTCGAACTGCGCGAGAACTTCGCTCCTACCGGCAAGATCGACGTCGCAGCCATGGCGAAAGGCGCATGA
- a CDS encoding spinster family MFS transporter → MSGAAMAMAEPMDETVPLPMDEPAPTAAAWYLIFVLTLAYTVSFVDRQVLNLLIGPLKADFGISDTQLSLLQGLAFTLAYILLSPVFGRMADTGSRKTILLGGIGLWSLGTSLCGLARNYWQLFFARAAVGGAEASLTPAAWSIIADSFPTRMIPRAFSIFLMGPYIGGGLALIFGGLLLEAAEGWDLSAVPYLGTLQPWQVVFLVAGLPGFLIMLMMLRIREPVRKLAAKDTAERMPFSQVWRTFVEHRDFYGNFYAGMASLVIVLYAFPAWMPAMLMRRFGASPAEVGVEYGVAVLITGSVGVLAGPVIAGRLQRAGRIDALMRVPFFAALALIPISLALAFAPSYGFAMVVATLASFAYSLPQALASSGLQMATPNRMRGISSSVYVFVASVMGLGAAPTIVALLTDHVFADERSVGLSLSVTCAGAAAVSAFFVGRALKGYRRILAKGY, encoded by the coding sequence ATGAGCGGCGCGGCAATGGCGATGGCCGAGCCCATGGACGAGACGGTTCCCTTGCCGATGGACGAACCCGCGCCGACGGCGGCGGCATGGTATCTGATCTTCGTGCTGACGCTGGCCTACACGGTCAGTTTCGTCGATCGGCAGGTGCTCAACCTGCTGATCGGACCGCTGAAGGCGGACTTCGGGATTTCCGATACGCAGCTCAGCCTGTTGCAGGGACTGGCGTTCACGCTGGCCTATATCCTGCTGAGCCCGGTGTTCGGGCGCATGGCCGACACCGGCAGTCGCAAGACGATCCTGCTCGGCGGCATCGGCCTGTGGAGCCTTGGCACCAGCCTCTGCGGCCTTGCGCGCAATTACTGGCAACTGTTCTTCGCCCGCGCGGCGGTGGGCGGGGCGGAGGCGAGCCTGACCCCGGCGGCGTGGTCGATCATCGCCGACAGCTTTCCCACGCGGATGATCCCGCGCGCCTTCAGCATCTTCCTGATGGGCCCGTACATTGGCGGCGGGCTGGCGTTGATCTTCGGCGGCCTTCTGCTGGAAGCGGCAGAGGGATGGGACTTGTCGGCCGTGCCCTACCTCGGCACGTTGCAGCCGTGGCAGGTGGTGTTCCTCGTCGCAGGCTTGCCTGGCTTCCTCATCATGCTGATGATGCTGCGCATCCGCGAACCCGTGCGCAAGCTGGCTGCGAAGGATACGGCGGAGCGGATGCCGTTCTCGCAGGTCTGGCGGACTTTCGTGGAGCACCGGGACTTCTACGGCAACTTCTATGCCGGCATGGCCTCGCTGGTGATCGTGCTCTACGCCTTCCCGGCGTGGATGCCCGCGATGCTGATGCGCCGCTTTGGGGCCAGTCCGGCCGAGGTCGGGGTGGAGTATGGCGTCGCGGTGCTCATCACCGGATCGGTCGGCGTGCTTGCCGGGCCGGTGATCGCCGGTCGACTGCAACGGGCCGGGCGCATCGATGCGCTGATGCGGGTGCCGTTCTTCGCCGCGCTGGCACTGATCCCGATCTCCCTCGCGCTCGCCTTTGCGCCGAGCTACGGCTTCGCGATGGTCGTGGCGACGCTGGCGAGCTTTGCCTATTCGCTGCCGCAGGCGCTGGCATCTTCCGGCCTCCAGATGGCGACGCCGAACCGGATGCGCGGGATTTCGTCCTCGGTCTATGTCTTCGTGGCGAGCGTCATGGGTCTTGGCGCGGCGCCGACGATCGTGGCGCTGCTGACCGATCATGTCTTCGCCGATGAGCGCAGCGTCGGACTGTCGCTTTCGGTGACTTGTGCGGGCGCGGCTGCGGTTTCGGCGTTCTTCGTCGGGCGTGCGCTCAAGGGATATCGGCGGATACTGGCGAAGGGCTACTGA
- a CDS encoding acetyl-CoA acetyltransferase produces MADTFPRGRTAIAGLATFGIGEMPGWTSMELTAQAALLAVADAGLTLPDVDALFICQPDDFFAGMSFAEHLGLQPRYTDNNRTGGSAFMSHMAVAAMLLDAGYIDCALIAYGSNQRSNGGKLATKITSNQWDAPYAPLFPLTSYALATARHMHEYGTTREDLAAVALAARAWANTNPDAFARGPLTLEDCLSARMISTPISVRDCCLVTDGAAAIVMTRTDRARDLPKPPVPVLGAAAATWWNSIAQAKDVTVTAARESSARAMAMAGVSPSDIRTAQLYDAFTINTILFLEDLGFCPKGEGGRFVSSGAIAPGGTLPVNTNGGGLSYCHPGMYGLFAIVEAARQIRGEAANQIDAVDVALAHGNGGTLSSQATVILGSVATL; encoded by the coding sequence ATGGCCGACACCTTCCCCCGTGGGCGTACCGCCATCGCCGGACTGGCCACTTTCGGGATCGGCGAGATGCCGGGCTGGACCTCGATGGAACTGACGGCGCAGGCGGCGCTGCTCGCTGTCGCCGATGCCGGGCTGACGCTGCCGGATGTGGACGCCCTGTTCATCTGCCAGCCCGACGACTTCTTCGCCGGCATGTCCTTCGCCGAGCATCTCGGCCTGCAACCGCGCTATACGGACAACAACCGCACCGGCGGCTCGGCCTTCATGAGCCACATGGCGGTCGCCGCGATGCTGCTGGACGCTGGATATATCGACTGCGCGCTGATCGCCTACGGCTCCAACCAGCGCAGCAATGGCGGCAAGCTGGCGACGAAGATCACCAGCAACCAGTGGGACGCGCCCTATGCGCCGCTGTTCCCCCTCACCTCCTACGCGCTGGCGACCGCGCGGCACATGCATGAATACGGCACCACGCGCGAAGACCTTGCCGCCGTGGCGCTGGCAGCGCGGGCATGGGCGAACACGAACCCCGATGCCTTCGCCAGAGGGCCGCTGACGCTGGAGGACTGCCTCTCCGCCCGGATGATCAGCACACCGATCTCGGTACGCGACTGCTGCCTCGTCACGGATGGAGCGGCGGCCATCGTGATGACGCGGACCGACCGCGCACGCGATCTGCCCAAGCCGCCGGTCCCGGTGCTGGGCGCGGCGGCGGCGACCTGGTGGAACTCGATAGCGCAGGCTAAGGACGTCACCGTCACCGCCGCCAGGGAATCCAGCGCACGGGCCATGGCGATGGCGGGCGTCTCGCCGTCCGATATCCGCACCGCGCAACTCTACGATGCGTTCACGATCAACACGATCCTGTTCCTCGAAGACCTCGGCTTCTGTCCCAAGGGCGAAGGCGGCCGCTTCGTGAGCAGCGGCGCCATCGCGCCCGGTGGCACGCTGCCGGTCAACACCAACGGCGGCGGGCTGTCGTACTGCCACCCGGGGATGTACGGCCTCTTCGCCATCGTCGAGGCCGCCCGACAGATCCGGGGCGAGGCGGCGAACCAGATCGACGCAGTGGACGTCGCGCTGGCTCACGGCAATGGCGGCACGCTATCCAGTCAGGCAACGGTCATTCTGGGCAGCGTGGCTACCCTCTAA
- a CDS encoding Zn-ribbon domain-containing OB-fold protein, with translation MTGPEAHWRAALAEGRLLLQRAPDGSVVFPPRLAAPGSSEALEWFEASGRGSVYTLSWISRKPPAEPYHVALIDLDEGARLMSRVEDVTPETLRIGMKVEAFVEQGGEAPLLLFRPVED, from the coding sequence ATGACCGGACCCGAGGCGCACTGGCGCGCGGCGCTGGCGGAAGGGCGGCTGCTGCTCCAGCGCGCGCCGGACGGCTCGGTGGTTTTCCCGCCCCGCCTCGCCGCACCGGGCTCCAGCGAGGCGCTGGAATGGTTCGAGGCGTCCGGTCGCGGCAGTGTCTATACGCTGTCGTGGATCAGCCGAAAGCCGCCCGCCGAACCCTACCACGTCGCGCTGATCGACCTCGACGAAGGCGCGCGCCTGATGAGCCGGGTGGAGGACGTGACGCCCGAGACACTGCGCATCGGCATGAAGGTCGAAGCCTTCGTGGAGCAGGGCGGCGAGGCTCCGCTGCTCCTGTTCCGTCCGGTGGAGGACTGA
- a CDS encoding CaiB/BaiF CoA transferase family protein, whose product MSGMGKGPLAGVKVLDLTSVLMGPYATQIFADLGADVIKVESPQGDTTRFIPPGPDASRGAMFLNVNRGKRSIVLDLKQPEARAALLRMAEGADVFIHSMRSSAIGRLGLDYTALKAANPGIIYANMYGFARNGPYRDYPAYDDIVQAASGIVDLQARLSGGQPTYAATVIADKVAGLTGAYSVIAALYAREKTGIGQEIEVPMFETLVSFAMVEHLCGSLFVPPEGPPEYPRATSEARRPYRTADGYIGVMIYNDKHWRAFFDALGNPEWSRHEMFASMRSRTQNIGTVLAKVAEVIETRSTEEWVELFRQAHIPATAIKSLTDLLDDPHLVETGFWQERDTPEGKLRFPGIPTTFSETPGAIGDPGPALGGESLDVLREAGFSADEIADLQERGAVRTAA is encoded by the coding sequence ATGAGCGGCATGGGCAAGGGCCCTCTGGCGGGCGTGAAGGTGCTCGACCTCACCAGCGTGCTGATGGGCCCCTACGCGACCCAGATCTTCGCGGACCTCGGCGCGGACGTGATCAAGGTGGAGAGCCCGCAGGGTGACACCACGCGGTTCATCCCGCCGGGGCCGGACGCCTCGCGCGGGGCGATGTTCCTCAACGTCAACCGCGGCAAGCGCTCCATCGTGCTCGACCTCAAGCAGCCGGAGGCGCGCGCGGCGCTGCTGCGCATGGCGGAGGGCGCGGACGTGTTCATCCACTCGATGCGGTCGAGCGCGATCGGGCGGCTCGGGCTGGACTATACGGCGCTGAAGGCGGCCAATCCGGGGATCATCTACGCCAACATGTACGGCTTTGCCCGCAACGGCCCGTATCGTGACTATCCCGCCTACGACGACATCGTGCAGGCCGCGTCGGGCATCGTCGACCTTCAGGCGCGGCTTTCCGGAGGGCAGCCGACTTATGCCGCGACGGTGATCGCGGACAAGGTTGCGGGGCTTACCGGCGCCTACTCGGTGATCGCCGCGCTCTATGCGCGGGAGAAGACCGGCATCGGTCAGGAGATCGAGGTGCCGATGTTCGAGACGCTGGTCTCCTTCGCCATGGTCGAGCATTTGTGCGGATCGCTGTTCGTGCCGCCCGAAGGCCCGCCCGAATATCCACGCGCGACCTCCGAAGCGCGGCGGCCCTATCGCACGGCGGACGGCTACATCGGCGTAATGATCTACAACGACAAGCACTGGCGCGCCTTCTTCGATGCGCTGGGCAACCCGGAGTGGTCGCGGCACGAGATGTTCGCCTCGATGCGGTCGCGCACGCAGAACATCGGCACGGTGCTGGCCAAAGTGGCGGAAGTGATCGAGACGCGCTCGACCGAGGAATGGGTGGAACTGTTCCGACAGGCGCATATCCCGGCGACCGCGATCAAGAGCCTGACCGACCTGCTCGACGACCCGCATCTGGTCGAGACCGGCTTCTGGCAGGAGCGCGACACGCCCGAAGGCAAGCTGCGCTTCCCCGGCATCCCGACGACCTTCTCCGAAACCCCCGGCGCCATCGGCGATCCCGGCCCCGCTCTCGGGGGCGAGAGCCTCGATGTGCTGCGCGAAGCGGGCTTCTCGGCTGATGAGATCGCCGATTTGCAGGAACGCGGCGCGGTGAGGACGGCGGCATGA